One Rosa chinensis cultivar Old Blush chromosome 3, RchiOBHm-V2, whole genome shotgun sequence DNA window includes the following coding sequences:
- the LOC112194417 gene encoding uncharacterized protein LOC112194417 translates to MKPPRKFLKSKLTQQDTSRLCTYHEDVGHNTNLCMELKNTIESLIQKGKLQRYLLAKDIGAIDVYGRILTIHGGGPKDLPPRRRKRSSNFGHPEVFSFHKTPQQGGAARWKSITFLEEEEANLKMPHDDPFFITLQIDHYFTSRVLVDTEASVSVLFCDAYKALNRGWAKLSQDNEPLISFSTDIVQPLGSDYLSITVGESPNCSTIKTKFIVVDCVSSYNAILGRPTLWRLKTFIAGHTLMMKVPTQ, encoded by the coding sequence ATGAAACCACCCAGGAAATTCCTAAAGAGCAAGCTTACACAACAGGATACCAGTAGGCTCTGTACATACCACGAAGATGTCGGGCACAATACCAACCTTTGCATGGAGCTAAAGAACACGATCGAGTCGCTTATTCAAAAGGGCAAGCTTCAGCGGTACCTACTCGCTAAGGATATAGGAGCCATCGACGTATACGGAAGGATCCTCACGATCCATGGTGGAGGCCCGAAGGATTTACCTCCACGGAGGAGGAAGCGAAGCTCTAATTTCGGTCACCCTGAGGTTTTCAGTTTCCACAAGACCCCGCAGCAAGGAGGCGCGGCTAGATGGAAATCAATCACCTTCTTGGAAGAGGAGGAAGCCAACCTTAAAAtgccccatgatgacccctttTTTATCACGCTCCAAATCGACCACTACTTTACTTCTCGGGTACTCGTGGACACCGAGGCTTCTGTTAGTGTATTATTTTGTGATGCATACAAAGCCTTGAACAGGGGATGGGCCAAACTGTCACAGGATAATGAGCCCCTTATTAGCTTTTCAACAGATATCGTCCAGCCACTAGGATCAGATTACTTATCGATCACGGTGGGAGAAAGTCCAAActgttcaaccatcaaaacaaAGTTCATTGTGGTCGACTGTGTTTCGTCCTATAATGCTATCTTGGGCCGGCCGACACTCTGGCGTTTAAAGACATTCATCGCAGGCCACACGCTCATGATGAAAGTGCCAACCCAGTAG